A window of the Gossypium arboreum isolate Shixiya-1 chromosome 2, ASM2569848v2, whole genome shotgun sequence genome harbors these coding sequences:
- the LOC128284416 gene encoding uncharacterized protein LOC128284416 has translation MTPDRITLQNMEKKPNKNFRQYAQRWREVAMQVQPPLLEKETTMLFINTLKAPFITHMIGSTTKSFADIVMAGEMIENAIRGGRIEGELVKRSAPRRKDNEVNNTGGFNSKAVTVSQPKVSTVGQQDSQKQESNTRHERMQFTPIPVTYRELYQNLYDAHAIAPFHLKPLQPPYPKWYDANARCEYYAGISGHSIENCTGFKKAVERLIKNGVLKFESTSNNENPLPNHDNQGVNATGEAGEKRKKENVDEIRTPMRVIWEEMMKKGMLTSKNTKERTWDYGECREDYKEFKALVQGFIDSKELQVYEGNNEMGTPAVPKVIIHTPTPFPYKDSKKVPWSYDCSVTVPGEGNIASASKDVRDEGSHARSGKRYDMGDVRVEPKKSKNIEVEKKSEVPVNEPVREEEAKEFLKPWIHSTGVVPSSLHQKLKLVTDGRLITINAEEDIIAAVTSKPPYVETNEEAIECSFHSLEIVNATFISEGSKVPVPKMSGATRMALQMIMGKGASPGKGLGKQLQ, from the exons ATGACCCCTGACAGGATCACCctgcaaaacatggagaagaagCCTAATAagaattttaggcaatatgcacagaggtgGAGAGAGGTAGCGATGCAGGTTCAACCACCACTGTTAGAGAAGGAGACCactatgttatttattaatactcTGAAAGCCCCATTTATTACTCATATGATTGGAAGCACTACTAAAAGTTTTGCGGAcatagttatggcaggagagatgatAGAGAATGCCATAAGAGGGGGAAGAATTGAAGGGGAACTAGTCAAAAGATCAGCCCCAAGAAGAAAAGACAATGAGGTAAACAATACAggtggttttaattcaaaagcagTTACAGTTAGCCAGCCCAAAGTATCCACAGTTGGGCAACAAGACTCTCAAAAGCAGGAATCCAACACTAGGCATGAGAGGATGCAATTTACACCTATACCTGTGACGTATAGGGAACTCTATCAAAATCTATATGATGCGCATGCTATAGCCCCTTTCCATTTAAAACCATTACAACCTCCgtatcctaaatggtatgatgcaaatgccagATGTGAGTATTATGCTGGAATATCGGGGCACTCAATCGAGAATTGTACTGGATTCAAGAAAGCCGTAGAGAGGTTGATCAAGAATGGGGTTTTGAAATTTGAGAGTACCTCAAATAATGAGAATCCTTTGCCGAACCATGACAATCAAGGGGTAAATGCCACTGGTGAAGCCGgtgaaaaaaggaaaaaggaaaatgttGATGAGATAAGGACACCTATGAGGGTAATCTGGGAGGAGATGATGAAGAAAGGTATGTTGACCTCTAAAAATACGAAAGAAAGAACGTGGGACTATGGTGAGTGTCGTGAAGATTACAAAGAATTCAAGGCCTTGGTGCAAGGCTTCATAGACAGCAAAGAGCTACAGGTTTATGAAG GGAATAATGAAATGGGGACACCAGCAGTACCCAAGGTTATTATCCATACACctactcctttcccttacaaggatagcAAGAAAGTACCATGGAGTTATGACTGTAGCGTGACGGTGCCAGGAGAAGGAAATATAGCCAGTGCATCTAAAGATGTACGAGATGAAGGTTCCCATGCACGgagtgggaagcgttatgataTGGGGGACGTAAGAGTAGAGCCCAAAAAATCCAAGAATATTGAAGTCGAGAAAAAGAGTGAAGTACCTGTTAACGAGCCAGTGAGGGAGGAGGAagctaaggaatttctaaa gccatggatacactcgacAGGAGTGGTGCCTTCTTCACTACACCAAAAATTGAAATTGGTGACAGATGGACGCTTGATAACCATCAATGCAGAAGAGGACATCATAGCAGCCGTCACTAGTAAACCTCCTTATGTGGAGACAAACGAGgaggctattgagtgttcttttcATTCCTTGGAAATTGTTAATGCTACCTTCATTTCGGAGGGAAGCAAGGTGCCGGTTCCCAAAATGTCTGGagctacaaggatggccctgCAAATGATAATGGGAAAGGGGGCATCACCGGGAAAAGGACTAGGAAAACAGTTGCAATGA